Proteins encoded in a region of the Photobacterium profundum SS9 genome:
- a CDS encoding bifunctional aspartate kinase/homoserine dehydrogenase II, with protein MVQTVKRQLHKFGGSSLADPECYRRVTDILREYSHPNDLIVVSAAGKTTNCLIEWVERLNKDGRQAHETLQEIRQFQQHLIEASVNGEQADRLLSQLHAELSELAKLSGLEITEAVRSSILGHGEIWSARLLAALLNRNNMPAVSLDSRDFLRAERAVQPEVDRTLSRPLLQQQLVQHNKCRIVITGFMARNQASETVLLGRNGSDYSATVIGALADVSRVTIWSDVAGVYSADPRKVADACLLPLLRLDEADELARLAAPVLHSRTLQPVAQSTIDLTLRCSHQPESGSTRVERVLASGRGAKIVTSLDEVCLIELDVPRSHDFDAIKTDIERTLQRAQLLPLAQSAEVELGRILLAYTSEMVNCVLELLQNRGVAAELRLREGFSMVAAVGAGVVNNPVHCHGFYQQLKGLPVEFMTEAESGLSLIAVLRKVDTEGLVARIHQSLFQAQKRVGIVLCGKGNIGSRWLELFEREKEPLEKRHGMSFTLVGVVDSSRHWIDFSGINPKRALNSFDDEAINYADGELFSALASSDYDDVVILDVTASAQLAARYPSIAESGLHLISANKVAGSASSKDYHAVQDAFAKTSRHWLYNATVGAGLPVNHTVRDLRESGDDIIAVSGIFSGTLSWLFQQYDGALPFSQLIEQAWQQGLTEPDPRHDLDGSDVMRKLVILARESGLEIEPEQVKVESLVPDDLAALSLDGFFEQAEKLDELLLERLTKAQQEDKVLRYVARLDKNGKANVGVEALPQEHALANLLPCDNIFAIESRWYRDNPLVIRGPGAGRDVTAGALLSDINRLAALL; from the coding sequence ATGGTTCAAACAGTGAAGCGTCAATTGCATAAATTTGGTGGCAGTAGTCTAGCCGATCCTGAATGCTACCGTCGTGTTACGGATATTTTGCGAGAATATTCCCACCCGAATGATCTTATTGTGGTCTCTGCGGCAGGCAAAACCACCAATTGCTTAATTGAATGGGTAGAGCGCCTTAATAAAGATGGGCGTCAAGCGCATGAAACATTACAAGAGATACGTCAGTTTCAACAACACTTAATTGAAGCGTCAGTGAATGGCGAGCAAGCTGATCGATTACTGAGCCAGTTACACGCTGAATTAAGCGAACTGGCAAAGTTAAGCGGATTAGAAATCACAGAGGCTGTGCGTTCTTCGATACTCGGCCATGGGGAGATATGGTCGGCGCGACTGCTAGCGGCATTGCTTAATCGCAATAATATGCCTGCGGTCAGTTTAGATTCTCGTGACTTCCTGCGTGCCGAACGCGCAGTACAGCCAGAAGTGGATCGCACACTTTCAAGGCCGTTATTACAACAACAACTGGTTCAGCATAATAAGTGCCGTATTGTGATCACTGGTTTTATGGCGCGTAACCAAGCGTCAGAAACGGTACTACTCGGGCGAAATGGATCGGATTATTCGGCAACGGTTATCGGGGCATTAGCGGACGTTTCTCGTGTTACGATTTGGAGTGATGTGGCGGGTGTGTACAGCGCGGATCCTCGCAAAGTTGCAGACGCATGTTTGTTGCCATTATTACGCTTAGACGAAGCTGATGAACTTGCCCGTCTTGCCGCGCCAGTGTTACACAGTCGAACACTTCAACCTGTTGCGCAAAGCACGATTGATCTCACTTTGCGATGCAGCCATCAACCAGAATCAGGTTCGACACGTGTCGAGCGAGTGTTGGCATCTGGACGTGGCGCCAAAATCGTTACCTCATTAGATGAAGTCTGTTTAATTGAATTAGATGTACCGCGCTCTCATGATTTTGATGCAATAAAAACCGATATAGAACGTACTTTGCAGCGAGCTCAGTTATTGCCATTAGCGCAGAGTGCTGAAGTCGAGTTAGGACGTATTTTATTGGCTTATACCAGTGAAATGGTGAACTGCGTATTAGAGCTATTACAGAATCGTGGTGTCGCGGCAGAGCTACGTCTGCGCGAAGGTTTCTCGATGGTAGCGGCAGTCGGTGCCGGCGTCGTCAATAATCCAGTGCATTGCCATGGCTTTTATCAGCAGCTAAAAGGACTGCCGGTTGAGTTCATGACTGAAGCTGAATCAGGGTTAAGTTTGATCGCCGTATTGCGTAAAGTCGATACAGAAGGTTTGGTCGCCCGTATTCACCAAAGCTTATTCCAAGCCCAGAAACGTGTCGGCATTGTTTTATGTGGTAAAGGCAATATCGGTAGTCGATGGCTCGAATTATTTGAGCGAGAAAAAGAACCGCTAGAAAAGCGCCACGGTATGAGCTTCACCTTGGTTGGGGTTGTTGATAGCAGCCGTCATTGGATTGACTTTAGCGGTATTAACCCTAAACGTGCACTCAATAGCTTTGATGATGAAGCCATTAATTATGCTGATGGGGAGTTATTTTCCGCATTAGCGTCGAGTGATTATGACGATGTCGTCATCTTAGATGTGACAGCCAGTGCTCAACTTGCAGCAAGGTATCCCAGCATTGCGGAAAGTGGTCTGCATCTGATTTCTGCAAATAAAGTCGCAGGATCAGCCTCGAGTAAAGATTATCATGCGGTTCAAGATGCTTTTGCTAAAACCAGCCGTCATTGGTTATATAACGCAACGGTAGGGGCTGGTTTACCCGTTAACCATACCGTGCGTGATTTACGTGAGAGTGGCGATGACATTATCGCGGTTTCAGGTATCTTTTCGGGTACGTTATCGTGGTTATTCCAGCAATATGATGGCGCATTACCGTTTTCTCAGTTAATTGAGCAGGCTTGGCAGCAAGGCTTAACAGAGCCAGATCCTCGCCATGATCTTGATGGTAGCGATGTGATGCGAAAGCTCGTCATACTGGCGCGTGAGTCAGGTTTAGAGATTGAACCTGAGCAGGTGAAAGTTGAATCCTTGGTACCTGATGATTTAGCGGCATTGAGCCTCGATGGTTTTTTTGAACAGGCCGAAAAACTGGACGAGCTATTACTTGAGCGTTTAACGAAAGCACAGCAAGAAGATAAAGTACTGCGCTATGTTGCTCGCTTAGATAAAAATGGCAAAGCCAATGTGGGCGTAGAAGCGCTCCCTCAAGAGCATGCATTAGCTAACTTATTACCTTGCGATAATATTTTTGCGATTGAAAGTCGTTGGTATCGTGATAATCCGTTGGTTATTCGTGGCCCAGGTGCGGGGCGTGATGTCACCGCTGGCGCCTTGTTGTCTGATATTAATCGTCTTGCTGCTCTTCTATAA